AATCATCGACCATCACGACACGCTTTCCTTCCACAATGCCTCTAACAGCAGACAATTTCATTTTCACACCTTGTTCTCGTAGCTCTTGAGAAGGCTGAATAAACGTCCTGCCTACATAGCGATTCTTAATGAGTCCTAGCTCATAAGGGATACCGGTTTCCTCAGCAAACCCAATCGCTGCAGAAATACTAGAATCCGGAACACCTGTCACGATATCAGCATCGATTGGAGCTTCCTGCGCTAATTGTTTCCCCATGCGCTTACGAGAGGAGTGAACATTGATGCCATCGATATTGCTATCTGGACGAGAAAAATAGACATACTCCATCGAACACGTTGTACGTTGAATTGGTGCTGAAAATCTGTCCGCGTGAATGCCTTCCTCGTTTATCATCAGCATCTCCCCTGGTTCTACGTCGCGGATATATTCTGCTCCGACTACATCAAAGGCACATGTCTCAGAGGACACCATATAGGCATCTCCCATTTGACCGATGGAAAGAGGGCGTAATCCTCTCGGGTCTTGGGCTACAAACAGTTGGTCTTCTGTCATAATCACTAGCGCATAAGCACCTTTCAGCATCGATAAAGCTTGCTTGATGCGGTCATTCAATGGAAGGTTGCCACTACGTTTGATTAAGTGAGCAATTACCTCTGTGTCTGATGTCGTTTGTAAAATACTCCCTTGTGCCTCTAGTTGACTTTTTAACGCCTGGGCATTAACTAAATTTCCATTATGAGCAAGGGCAAGACCACCAGATTGGGAACGGAATAGAAGGGGCTGGACATTATCATAGCCCCCGTCCCCCTGTGTGGCATAGCGTACATGGCCAAGCGCTGCGTGACCATGCAAACGATCGAAATTCTTCTCTTGAAAAACTTCTGTAATCAATCCAAGTCCCTTTTCCAAGTGCAAGTGCTCCCCATCAGAGGCCACAATTCCTGCACCTTCTTGTCCTCTATGTTGTAAGCTATGCAAGCCATAATAAGTGATTTGCGCGGCATCCTCATGCCCCCAAACGGCAAATACACCACATTCTTCATTTAATCCTTTGATTTCAGCTGGCATGGAATCGCCTCCCTCCAGGCTGCCTTTATATCTTTTGTTGATAAGGATACAACCTGTTGTTCGTTTAAGTGAATGGACATTGTTTCCGTTTCATTTACAACTCCTATATGGCGTGCATCTGTTAGGAGATTTTCAAACTCATACCTCTTTGCTTGAGGAACAGAGACAATAAATCTAGATTGGCTTTCACTAAATAGCTCGGTTGTTGCTTCTCCTTCCAGGTGTACATCACAACCTAACTCGTTATCGAATAGACACTCCGCAAGCGCCACG
Above is a window of Pontibacillus yanchengensis DNA encoding:
- the purF gene encoding amidophosphoribosyltransferase encodes the protein MPAEIKGLNEECGVFAVWGHEDAAQITYYGLHSLQHRGQEGAGIVASDGEHLHLEKGLGLITEVFQEKNFDRLHGHAALGHVRYATQGDGGYDNVQPLLFRSQSGGLALAHNGNLVNAQALKSQLEAQGSILQTTSDTEVIAHLIKRSGNLPLNDRIKQALSMLKGAYALVIMTEDQLFVAQDPRGLRPLSIGQMGDAYMVSSETCAFDVVGAEYIRDVEPGEMLMINEEGIHADRFSAPIQRTTCSMEYVYFSRPDSNIDGINVHSSRKRMGKQLAQEAPIDADIVTGVPDSSISAAIGFAEETGIPYELGLIKNRYVGRTFIQPSQELREQGVKMKLSAVRGIVEGKRVVMVDDSIVRGTTSRRIVRMLKEAGALEVHVRIGAPPIKNPCYYGIDTSTTSELIAGTHNVDEIQELIEADSLAYLSVDGLETAIGKKEESIKHGHCQACFTGSYPTEIFPNTLHPHDKEV